Proteins from a genomic interval of Gordonia sp. SL306:
- a CDS encoding Fur family transcriptional regulator, with the protein MSGRHMLHRQLREAGLRVTAPRLAVLEILHEHPHSTADFVTTGVRESLGAVSTQTVYDVLRACTDRGLLRRIEPAGSPVRYETRTSDNHHHLICRTCGEIIDIDCVVGEAPCLTPDRDHGYRIDEAEVIFWGACPDCRRAQAGPVS; encoded by the coding sequence ATGTCCGGCCGTCACATGCTTCATCGACAACTCCGAGAGGCCGGTTTGCGCGTCACTGCGCCCCGGCTCGCGGTGTTGGAGATCCTGCATGAGCATCCGCATTCGACGGCGGACTTCGTGACCACCGGTGTCCGCGAGAGTCTCGGGGCAGTGTCCACGCAGACCGTGTACGACGTGCTGCGTGCCTGCACGGATCGCGGCCTCTTGCGGCGGATCGAGCCTGCGGGATCGCCGGTGCGGTATGAGACAAGGACGTCGGACAATCACCACCACCTGATCTGCCGCACGTGCGGCGAGATCATCGACATCGATTGCGTGGTGGGTGAGGCGCCGTGCCTGACCCCGGACCGCGACCACGGATACCGCATCGACGAGGCGGAGGTCATCTTCTGGGGAGCGTGCCCCGATTGCCGGCGCGCGCAAGCCGGACCGGTTTCGTAA
- a CDS encoding helix-turn-helix transcriptional regulator — translation MSASAADVPTDVHGAVAGPFVAERPRISALLDQAIAPTAQPADDSRHGPIILVSAPANTGKTSAVGAWACTLRDVRTIEIAVSPAESMERIWRRCHEGLATAADAWPVRTAGRLSSGGPSTDFADAARRLEEGLARCDGPVVLIVDDVDRLTDPVGVHSLDTFLAAVPAHVAVVLIARHDPPMSWHRYAREARFTRLGEDFLSLTAAEIRDVMLRQHTELTDGAAERLLFLTGGWAALVRVAANHLAGRSDIAGALDQLERSPRPVSDYLVGDLITALPADLFDFVSATAVLPEFEVDLADTICSVDAARALRGLTDHNFPVVAAEPTSGIRSYTYPGIVRAYLRGELRTRQPAARGQILTTAIAWSVRNRRNPNAIRLAVDLGDPDVLETTLLECGLPMAIDGDLNHLLALLDSAHPVLAGNPVIPLLHALIACVADDLDRAAIHLDHAVTLAPALGHPRAQHDRMVYLYRALLVQVCARVRDRDVAELIPVLDDPPAGATDDLVIVGLVAAGIGCRAVGEHDAAQRRFRRALALAEGAARPSLRVRIGTELATLAWFRGDASAMRSFAVAAMSLTRTHPIGGHDIARCASMVAMADYLLGDRDDVGGSADLPFIGQLHEPDAVGALTELCELVATFDGAAERYASADRARRILEMMLTDDPAPVPSCVLLTSVAHMCLAIGRPDWVTEMIATADRSFGPRPEVRVASAAVQVFHGRWESARRTLAPVLHDAEGLHPHTMSAAWTLEAAVACELGEARAVHLALDAALGVADRTGVVAPVVEAGAAVTGALARDAGTFGHLDGLADRVLSLATSRDRVHQAHLTPSEMRVLGMLPSAKTAGEIAELLSVSVNTVKTHMRGVYRKLGVGSRRDAVSVARSTGLI, via the coding sequence ATGTCGGCCAGTGCCGCAGACGTGCCGACGGACGTCCACGGTGCCGTGGCGGGTCCGTTCGTCGCCGAGCGTCCGCGGATCTCGGCCCTTCTCGATCAGGCGATCGCGCCGACCGCACAGCCCGCCGACGATTCCCGACACGGGCCGATCATCCTGGTCAGCGCCCCGGCGAACACCGGCAAGACCTCGGCGGTGGGTGCCTGGGCTTGCACGCTACGGGACGTGCGGACCATCGAGATCGCCGTCTCGCCCGCCGAATCCATGGAACGGATCTGGCGTCGGTGCCACGAGGGTCTCGCGACGGCGGCGGATGCTTGGCCGGTACGGACCGCGGGGCGATTGTCGTCTGGTGGACCGTCGACGGACTTCGCCGACGCGGCGCGACGACTGGAGGAGGGGCTGGCGCGATGCGATGGTCCGGTCGTCCTGATCGTCGACGACGTCGACCGATTGACCGATCCCGTCGGAGTGCACAGTCTCGACACCTTTCTCGCCGCGGTGCCGGCGCATGTCGCCGTCGTGCTGATCGCGCGACACGACCCTCCGATGTCGTGGCATCGGTACGCCCGCGAAGCACGTTTCACACGGTTGGGTGAAGATTTTCTGTCGTTGACGGCGGCCGAGATACGCGACGTGATGCTCCGTCAGCACACCGAGCTGACCGACGGCGCGGCCGAGCGGTTGCTGTTCCTGACCGGCGGATGGGCGGCCCTGGTCAGAGTTGCGGCGAATCACCTCGCCGGGCGATCCGACATCGCCGGCGCGTTGGACCAACTCGAGCGATCCCCCCGACCGGTATCCGACTATCTGGTCGGCGATCTGATCACAGCGTTGCCGGCAGATCTGTTCGACTTCGTCTCCGCGACCGCGGTCCTGCCGGAGTTCGAGGTGGACCTCGCCGACACCATCTGCTCGGTCGACGCGGCTCGTGCACTCCGCGGCCTGACCGACCACAACTTCCCCGTCGTCGCGGCCGAACCCACTTCGGGTATCAGGTCGTACACGTATCCGGGTATCGTCCGTGCCTATCTGCGAGGGGAGTTGCGGACCCGGCAGCCCGCTGCGCGGGGGCAGATTCTCACGACTGCGATTGCCTGGTCTGTGCGGAACCGACGCAACCCCAACGCAATCCGGCTCGCGGTCGATCTCGGCGATCCCGACGTGCTCGAGACGACGCTCCTCGAGTGTGGATTGCCGATGGCGATCGATGGAGATCTGAATCATCTCCTCGCACTGCTGGACTCCGCTCATCCTGTGCTGGCGGGCAATCCGGTGATACCACTTCTGCACGCGTTGATCGCTTGTGTAGCCGACGATCTCGATCGTGCGGCGATCCATCTCGACCATGCGGTGACCCTTGCTCCTGCGCTCGGTCATCCACGCGCGCAGCACGATCGGATGGTGTATTTGTACCGGGCGCTGCTGGTGCAGGTGTGCGCCCGAGTTCGGGACCGCGATGTGGCGGAACTGATCCCGGTTCTCGACGACCCGCCGGCCGGTGCCACGGACGATCTCGTCATCGTCGGACTGGTCGCGGCCGGTATCGGATGCCGTGCAGTGGGAGAGCACGATGCGGCGCAGCGTCGCTTTCGGCGAGCGCTGGCCCTGGCCGAGGGGGCCGCGCGGCCGTCGCTGCGCGTACGGATCGGCACCGAACTGGCGACTCTCGCATGGTTCCGGGGTGACGCGTCGGCGATGAGATCCTTTGCAGTCGCCGCGATGTCACTGACGCGCACCCACCCCATCGGCGGGCACGACATCGCGCGGTGCGCGTCGATGGTGGCGATGGCCGACTACCTGCTGGGTGACCGCGACGACGTCGGCGGTTCCGCGGATCTGCCGTTCATCGGGCAGCTGCACGAGCCAGACGCGGTCGGTGCGCTGACGGAGCTGTGTGAACTCGTCGCGACCTTCGACGGCGCCGCCGAACGCTACGCGTCGGCGGACCGTGCACGCCGAATCCTCGAGATGATGCTGACCGACGACCCGGCCCCGGTGCCGTCGTGCGTGCTGCTGACGAGCGTGGCCCACATGTGCCTGGCGATTGGCCGGCCGGACTGGGTGACCGAGATGATCGCGACCGCGGATCGCTCCTTCGGACCTCGCCCCGAAGTTCGAGTCGCGTCCGCTGCGGTCCAGGTCTTTCACGGTCGCTGGGAGTCGGCACGTCGCACACTGGCCCCGGTCCTGCACGATGCGGAAGGTCTGCATCCGCACACCATGTCGGCGGCGTGGACCTTGGAGGCGGCGGTGGCGTGCGAACTCGGGGAGGCCCGTGCCGTACACCTGGCGCTGGATGCGGCACTCGGCGTCGCGGATCGGACCGGTGTGGTGGCACCGGTGGTCGAGGCCGGCGCGGCGGTGACGGGTGCCCTGGCGCGTGATGCCGGCACCTTCGGGCATCTCGACGGCCTCGCGGATCGGGTCCTGTCGCTGGCGACCAGCCGGGATCGGGTCCACCAGGCGCACCTCACCCCGTCCGAGATGAGGGTGCTGGGCATGCTCCCGTCGGCCAAGACGGCCGGCGAGATCGCCGAGCTCCTGTCCGTGTCGGTGAACACGGTGAAGACACACATGCGGGGTGTGTACCGAAAGCTGGGTGTCGGGTCACGACGCGACGCGGTGAGCGTGGCCCGCTCGACCGGGCTGATCTGA
- a CDS encoding GlxA family transcriptional regulator, whose translation MLNKVAVLLYRRVSLFEFGVVNEVFGLDRTDDGVPPFEFVIGSPDPGVPLSIGNGAFVVPPATLEACLDADLVAIPGGSTDPDFPPEILDTLRGVVANGGRVLTVCSGAFAAGAAGLLDGRRCTTHWRFGTKLAETFPKAIVDTDVLFVDDGPITTSAGTAAGIDAALHLVREEFGPEVANRIARRMVVPPHRDGGQRQFVESPIPECESDGFAGVLEWMIEHIDHEISVDELARRMHMSTRTFARRFVDEVGVSPHKWLTEQRVLHARRLLESTDLAVDEVAGSVGFASGTLLRHHFNATVGVTPTIYRKRFAR comes from the coding sequence ATGCTGAACAAGGTGGCGGTACTCCTCTATCGACGGGTCTCCTTGTTCGAGTTCGGCGTGGTCAACGAGGTGTTCGGACTCGACCGCACCGACGACGGCGTGCCCCCGTTCGAGTTCGTGATCGGTTCACCCGATCCCGGCGTCCCGCTGAGCATCGGGAACGGCGCCTTCGTGGTACCACCGGCCACCCTCGAGGCCTGTCTCGATGCGGATCTCGTCGCCATCCCGGGCGGCAGTACCGACCCCGACTTCCCGCCCGAGATCCTCGACACGCTGCGTGGGGTGGTCGCCAACGGCGGCCGCGTGCTGACGGTGTGTTCCGGCGCGTTCGCGGCGGGCGCCGCGGGGCTGCTCGACGGCAGGCGCTGCACCACACACTGGCGGTTCGGCACCAAGCTCGCGGAGACATTCCCGAAGGCGATCGTCGACACCGACGTCCTCTTCGTCGACGACGGTCCCATCACCACGAGCGCCGGCACCGCCGCGGGCATCGACGCGGCGCTGCATCTCGTACGGGAAGAATTCGGTCCCGAGGTGGCCAACCGCATCGCACGCCGCATGGTGGTACCGCCGCATCGCGACGGCGGCCAACGGCAGTTCGTCGAGTCTCCCATCCCGGAATGCGAGTCGGACGGCTTCGCCGGCGTGCTGGAGTGGATGATCGAGCACATCGACCACGAGATCTCCGTCGACGAGCTGGCGCGCCGGATGCACATGTCGACGCGCACCTTCGCCCGGCGGTTCGTCGACGAGGTCGGCGTCTCACCGCACAAATGGCTCACCGAGCAGCGGGTACTGCACGCGCGGCGGCTGTTGGAGTCGACCGATCTGGCCGTCGACGAGGTGGCGGGCTCGGTGGGTTTCGCCTCCGGCACCCTGCTCCGACACCATTTCAACGCCACGGTCGGGGTGACCCCGACGATCTACCGGAAGCGCTTCGCGCGCTGA
- a CDS encoding isopenicillin N synthase family dioxygenase produces the protein MSDITTLSDDHRPEATAPRPDAPYGMAELNREASMGGLGTETTDREIRRISLADFDSRREQITAELWSAATDIGFFQVVDHGIDLDDVAHAFDMSAKFFALPGDVKAQYPLKKGQNAGWEHTSQVRPSVGTPDQKESYQLTLPRMDGLWPSDAELAGFRTTILEFERRCWRLAMDLLGCFATRLGFDSEFFTRAHDPGVDTYQSTLRLLHYYAFPEDLLDTDNAWRAGAHTDFDALTLLFQRTGQGGLQVLPGAEAHGQAWTPVEPSDDAITCNIGDMLMRWSDDRLPSNFHRVRAPRRGEDTGPRYSIAFFAQANTDAVIESAAGKYPPITGGDYIAQRIAANFAK, from the coding sequence ATGTCCGACATCACCACACTGTCCGACGACCACCGGCCCGAGGCCACCGCGCCCCGACCGGATGCGCCCTACGGGATGGCCGAACTCAATCGCGAGGCATCGATGGGCGGCCTCGGTACCGAGACCACCGACCGCGAGATCCGTCGCATCAGCCTCGCCGACTTCGATTCCCGACGTGAGCAGATCACGGCCGAACTATGGTCCGCAGCAACAGATATCGGGTTCTTCCAGGTCGTCGACCACGGCATTGACCTCGACGACGTGGCACACGCGTTCGACATGTCCGCCAAGTTCTTCGCGCTGCCCGGCGACGTCAAGGCGCAGTACCCGCTGAAGAAGGGGCAGAACGCCGGGTGGGAACACACCTCCCAGGTCCGTCCGTCCGTCGGCACGCCCGATCAGAAGGAGTCCTACCAGCTCACCTTGCCCCGGATGGACGGACTCTGGCCATCCGACGCCGAACTCGCGGGATTCCGGACGACGATCCTCGAGTTCGAGCGCAGATGCTGGCGCCTCGCGATGGATCTGCTGGGGTGCTTCGCAACCAGGCTCGGATTCGACAGTGAGTTCTTCACCCGCGCACACGATCCCGGCGTCGACACCTATCAGAGCACTCTTCGGCTGTTGCATTACTACGCCTTCCCCGAGGACCTGCTCGACACCGACAACGCGTGGCGCGCGGGTGCCCACACGGACTTCGATGCGCTCACCCTGCTGTTCCAGCGGACCGGCCAGGGCGGCCTGCAGGTGCTGCCCGGCGCCGAAGCGCACGGCCAGGCCTGGACGCCGGTGGAACCGTCCGACGACGCGATCACCTGCAACATCGGCGACATGCTGATGCGCTGGTCGGACGACCGCCTCCCCTCGAACTTCCACCGGGTGCGGGCACCGCGCCGAGGCGAGGACACCGGTCCGCGCTACTCGATCGCGTTCTTCGCCCAGGCGAACACCGACGCGGTCATCGAGAGCGCCGCAGGCAAATACCCGCCGATCACCGGGGGCGACTACATCGCCCAGCGCATCGCCGCCAATTTCGCGAAGTAG
- a CDS encoding Dps family protein — protein sequence MTTKTPITSTLTEEQQAVTGRALQDTLVDLIDLSLIAKQAHWNVVGRQFRSVHLELDELVAVSREFTDAAAERATAIGVSPDGRAETVAKTAHTTGFGEGWTKDADVVDGVVENLKSVIAGLRERIDATEKADPVTQDLLIGFASKLEQLHWMWQAQVA from the coding sequence ATGACCACCAAGACCCCCATCACCAGCACATTGACCGAGGAGCAGCAGGCGGTCACCGGACGTGCCCTGCAGGACACCCTGGTCGATCTGATCGATCTCTCGCTGATCGCGAAGCAGGCCCACTGGAACGTCGTCGGACGTCAGTTCCGCTCGGTCCATCTCGAACTCGATGAGCTCGTCGCGGTGAGCCGTGAGTTCACCGACGCAGCGGCCGAGCGTGCCACCGCCATCGGGGTCAGCCCCGACGGACGCGCGGAGACCGTGGCCAAGACCGCCCACACCACGGGCTTCGGTGAGGGCTGGACCAAGGACGCGGACGTGGTCGACGGCGTCGTCGAGAACCTCAAGTCCGTCATCGCCGGCCTGCGCGAGCGGATCGACGCCACGGAGAAGGCCGACCCGGTGACGCAGGATCTGCTGATCGGTTTCGCATCCAAGCTGGAGCAGTTGCACTGGATGTGGCAGGCGCAGGTGGCCTGA
- a CDS encoding organic hydroperoxide resistance protein, with amino-acid sequence MAIDPVYTISSKASGGGRDGEVVSATGQIDLELRPPKEMGGSGDGSNPEELFSAGYAACFLGALRATSKQAGSPVPDDSTVSVTIGIGKDPADGGFGLTATIEAHIPGVDEATAQKLADGAHAFCPYSKATRGNIAQTVTVTV; translated from the coding sequence ATGGCAATCGACCCGGTGTACACGATTTCGTCCAAGGCGTCCGGCGGAGGCCGCGACGGAGAGGTCGTCTCGGCGACCGGCCAGATCGATCTCGAGCTCCGTCCGCCCAAGGAGATGGGCGGCAGCGGTGACGGCAGCAATCCGGAGGAACTGTTCTCGGCCGGCTATGCGGCATGCTTCCTGGGCGCGCTGCGCGCCACGTCGAAACAGGCGGGTTCGCCGGTCCCCGACGACTCGACGGTTTCGGTGACCATCGGCATCGGCAAGGATCCGGCCGACGGCGGATTCGGGCTGACCGCGACCATCGAGGCCCACATCCCGGGCGTCGACGAGGCGACCGCTCAGAAGCTGGCCGACGGCGCCCACGCCTTCTGCCCGTATTCCAAGGCCACGCGCGGCAACATCGCGCAAACCGTCACCGTCACGGTGTGA
- a CDS encoding catalase, protein MTPRTTTNAGIPVASDNESLTAGTQGPILLHDHYLIEKLAQFNRERVPERIVHAKGGGAFGELVVTGDVSRYTKAKLFQPGAKTESLVRFSTVAGEQGSPDTWRDPRGFAIKFYTEDGNYDLVGNNTPIFFIKDPIKFPDFIRSQKRLPGSGLRDHNMQWDFWTLRPESAHQVTWLMGDRGIPKSWRHMDGYGSHTYQWVNDAGERFWVKYHFKTDQGIDFLTQEEADRLAGSDPDHHRKDLYEAIERGEHPSWTLKVQIMPVEDAEAYRFNPFDLTKVWSQQDYPLIEVGTWTLNRNPQNFFSEIELSSFEPSNVVPGVGFSPDKMLLGRVFSYADAHRYRIGTNYAQLPVNSAKAATVNTYSKEGAMAYDFSAPEVPVYAPNSFGGPHAEPDEAGDEGLWSFDGAAVRAGYIEHPEDSDWAQAGTMVREVLDDAARERLVGNIVGHVLDGVREPVLSRVFDYWKNVDADLGKKVEEGVRQGL, encoded by the coding sequence ATGACGCCGCGCACCACCACCAACGCCGGGATTCCCGTCGCCAGCGACAACGAGTCGCTGACCGCCGGCACGCAGGGTCCCATCCTGCTGCATGACCATTACCTCATCGAGAAGCTCGCCCAGTTCAACCGTGAGCGGGTGCCCGAGCGGATCGTGCATGCCAAGGGCGGCGGTGCATTCGGCGAGCTGGTCGTCACCGGCGACGTCTCGAGGTACACCAAGGCCAAGCTCTTTCAGCCGGGCGCGAAGACCGAGTCGCTGGTCCGGTTCTCCACCGTCGCGGGTGAGCAGGGCAGTCCAGACACCTGGCGTGACCCACGCGGCTTCGCGATCAAGTTCTACACCGAGGACGGCAACTACGACCTCGTCGGCAACAACACGCCGATCTTCTTCATCAAGGACCCGATCAAGTTCCCGGACTTCATCCGCTCGCAGAAGCGGCTGCCGGGCTCGGGCCTGCGTGACCACAACATGCAATGGGACTTCTGGACGTTGCGGCCCGAGTCGGCACACCAGGTCACCTGGCTGATGGGCGACCGGGGTATCCCGAAGTCATGGCGCCACATGGACGGATACGGATCGCACACCTATCAGTGGGTGAACGATGCGGGCGAACGGTTCTGGGTCAAGTACCACTTCAAGACCGACCAGGGTATCGACTTCCTGACGCAGGAAGAGGCCGACCGGCTGGCGGGTAGCGATCCCGACCATCACCGCAAGGACCTCTACGAGGCCATCGAACGGGGCGAGCATCCGAGCTGGACGCTCAAGGTGCAGATCATGCCCGTCGAGGACGCGGAAGCCTATCGCTTCAATCCGTTCGACCTCACCAAGGTCTGGTCCCAGCAGGACTACCCGCTGATCGAGGTCGGCACCTGGACGCTGAACCGCAACCCGCAGAACTTCTTCTCCGAGATCGAGCTCTCGTCCTTCGAGCCGTCCAATGTGGTTCCGGGCGTGGGCTTCTCCCCGGACAAGATGCTGTTGGGCCGTGTGTTCAGCTACGCCGACGCACACCGGTACCGAATCGGAACGAATTACGCTCAGCTGCCGGTGAACTCGGCCAAGGCCGCCACGGTCAACACGTACTCGAAGGAGGGCGCGATGGCCTATGACTTCAGCGCTCCAGAGGTCCCCGTCTACGCGCCGAACTCGTTCGGTGGCCCGCATGCCGAACCAGACGAGGCCGGCGACGAAGGGCTGTGGAGCTTCGACGGCGCCGCAGTCCGCGCCGGGTACATCGAACATCCGGAGGACAGTGACTGGGCGCAGGCGGGCACCATGGTCCGTGAGGTTCTCGACGACGCGGCCCGGGAACGGTTGGTGGGCAACATCGTCGGCCATGTTCTCGACGGGGTCCGCGAGCCGGTTCTCTCGAGGGTGTTCGACTACTGGAAGAACGTGGACGCCGATCTCGGCAAGAAGGTCGAAGAAGGTGTCCGACAGGGACTTTGA
- a CDS encoding DUF2252 domain-containing protein, with product MPATIPELATCPEPAGRADPVQILTAQATSRVAELVPVRNARMAATPFTFYRGAAAVMTADLAATPDSGVNAQLCGDAHLSNFGLFYTPERRMIFDLNDFDETSPGPFEWDVKRLAASFMVAARYNGYDAKTSRAIAREVAKSYRKWMVASADQSTMDCWYARIDADEMLAEVGSTLDTSTAARTVKGLRKARHRNSLQAVGKLCVTDDEGNLRIRSDPPLLVPIDELFPDHHADVVAERIAVRIEGYRSMLPDYVRALFDQFTVVDIARKVVGVGSVGTRSWIVLMRGPQGDPLFLQLKEAQRSVIMDHVPVQPYPNQGQRVVEGQRLLQAASDLFLGWTSGFDENDEKRDLYVRQLRDGKGSIVIEALTPGEMNLYARLCGRVLAQAHARTADRLAIIDYLRSGKGFASAISDFAAAYADLNDADHASLVAAIDRGDVPSNELR from the coding sequence ATGCCCGCGACGATTCCCGAATTGGCGACCTGCCCGGAGCCGGCCGGCCGGGCCGACCCGGTGCAGATCCTGACCGCGCAGGCGACCTCGCGGGTTGCGGAACTGGTCCCGGTGCGCAATGCCAGGATGGCGGCGACCCCGTTCACCTTCTATCGCGGCGCCGCTGCCGTGATGACAGCCGATCTGGCCGCTACGCCAGATTCGGGGGTCAACGCTCAGCTCTGCGGCGACGCCCATCTGAGCAATTTCGGTCTGTTCTACACGCCAGAGCGCCGGATGATCTTCGACCTCAACGACTTCGACGAGACGAGCCCGGGGCCCTTCGAGTGGGACGTGAAGCGGCTGGCGGCCAGCTTCATGGTCGCGGCGCGCTACAACGGCTACGACGCGAAGACCAGCCGGGCGATCGCCCGCGAAGTGGCCAAGTCGTACCGCAAGTGGATGGTGGCCAGTGCCGACCAGTCGACGATGGACTGCTGGTATGCGCGGATCGACGCCGACGAGATGCTGGCGGAGGTTGGTTCGACACTCGACACGTCCACGGCGGCCCGTACCGTCAAAGGCCTCCGAAAGGCCCGCCACCGCAACAGCCTGCAGGCGGTCGGCAAACTGTGCGTCACCGACGACGAGGGCAACCTCCGGATCCGGAGCGATCCGCCACTGCTGGTGCCCATCGACGAACTCTTCCCCGATCACCACGCCGACGTGGTCGCCGAACGGATCGCGGTGCGCATCGAGGGATATCGGTCGATGCTGCCGGACTATGTCCGCGCGCTGTTCGATCAGTTCACGGTTGTCGACATCGCGCGCAAGGTCGTCGGCGTCGGGAGCGTGGGCACCCGTTCCTGGATCGTGCTGATGCGTGGACCGCAGGGTGATCCGCTCTTCCTGCAGCTCAAGGAGGCGCAGCGATCGGTGATAATGGACCATGTTCCGGTGCAGCCCTATCCGAACCAGGGGCAACGAGTGGTCGAGGGGCAGCGCCTGTTACAGGCGGCCAGCGACCTCTTCCTCGGCTGGACATCAGGATTCGACGAGAACGACGAGAAGCGCGATCTCTATGTGCGGCAACTGCGTGACGGCAAGGGGTCGATCGTCATCGAGGCCTTGACCCCCGGCGAGATGAATCTCTACGCACGTCTCTGTGGCCGCGTCCTGGCGCAGGCGCATGCACGCACAGCAGACCGACTCGCGATCATCGACTATCTCCGGAGCGGTAAGGGATTCGCCTCGGCCATCTCCGATTTCGCGGCGGCATACGCCGATCTCAACGACGCGGATCACGCCTCTCTCGTCGCCGCGATCGACCGCGGCGACGTGCCATCGAACGAGCTGCGCTGA